TGATTATGATCCGGCTGCTGGACGGTATGTGCAGAGCGATCCAATCGGACTGGCGGCAGGGGTTTCAACGTACGCCTACGTCAATGGGAATCCCATGTCGGGTGTTGACCCCGATGGGCTGGACTCTATCGTGACGTATCAGAATCTTGGTGTTACCACATACTATGATGATGGCGGCAATGTTGTTAGATCCTGGCAGTCGCTAAGCGCCGTCGCAGGCAATGCGCTTCCCGGTGCGGCTGGTCCCTACCAGTCTGCAAATGTCTATCCCATAAGGGGGCCCTACAAGATGAACGACAGGGCTTATGGCCCCAACGACATTCTGAAGACCGATGACCCGCGTGGCAGGTGGATCCATGGTGGTGGGTCAAGGCTCCGCAATCCGCTGGCGCCGAGGCAGGGCTGGACCCCGGCTGTGGGGTGCACCAGGATGCAGAACGAAGACATCCAGGAACTGGTTGATATGGTTCGCGAGGCAAAGGCTCGCAATCCTTCAAAACCGATCTCCTATCAGCGGATGAACTACGAACGCCCGGTGATCATCCCATTCTTCTGAGCATTCAGAGATCATTATGAAGACAAGCAAAGTCGCCTTGGTTGGACTTGGATTGCTGGCCGCGGCCGCGTACTCTGCGGCGGGAACGGCTGGAGTAGACTACGTATCAAAGGTGTTCCGCGACGGCGCATACCTTCCTCATGCCTACAGCGAACGTGAGGTCCTTCGCCGGTATGGAGAGGGCGACAAGGTCGTAGATGCCGTGGGTCTAATTCGGCGTGTATACCGGGATCCAGCCACACAGCTGGAGGTGATAGTTAGCTCCAATCCTGACGTTGAGCCGAAGTTCCGAACAATCGATGAGATTCGCGTCTCATCGATCGCGGCCGATCGTCCTTCCTCGGCTCGTGTCGAGAGTCTGAAGGGCCTGAGGCTGAAGGGGGTTGCGATCGGTGATCCGGCGTCCAAGGCGGTCAGTGCTGCGCGTAGATACGGCTCGATGGACACTGCGCGAGCGAAGCTGGGTTCCTTCGACGTTGAGCGCGTCTGCGCCTTCTCGGAAGGTGGATCTAACATATGTTTCTTCACCCGAGATGAGAAAGTCGTTTCAATGGCCGTGGGGTTCGGCCCTTGAGCGATTAGGCCCGGAGGCTCGTTCCACCGCCTGGAACATTGCCCGAGGGTGACAGCGCGAGTTTGCTTACAACGCAATGGGGCGCCTGAGTGCGGTGAAGCGAAACGGCACGGTTGCTGCGGAATACCATTACAACGATCTTGGCCAGCAGAGAGCCCGTAAGGCCGGAGGTGCCTCAGCACTGAGTCTCTACGATGAGCGCGGGCAATGGCTGGGGGAGTACGACCAGGCGGGTATTGCACGTCAGCAGGTGATCTGGTTGGACAAATTGCCTGTCGGATTGCTGAAGGGTAGCGCCCTCTACTACGTCCAGCCGGATCATCTGGGTACCGCTCGTATTGTCATTGACTCAGCCCGTGACGTGGCGGTTTGGAGTGGGGATCTGAAGGGGGAAGTGGTCGGTGCGACGGCACCAAACGAGGATCCGGACCAGGACGGCACGCTTTTTGAGTTCGCGATGCGCTTCCCTGGGCAGCGATACGACCCTGAAAGCGGCCTTCACTACAACGTTCAGCGTGAATACGATCCCGCCAGTGGCCGCTTCGTGACGTCAGACCCGCTCGGATTGCAGGGGGGAATCAGCACCTATGGCTACGTGAAGGGCAACCCGCTCGCATCGGTTGACCCCGATGGGATGCAGGCCATTCCTTTGCTGCCCCCGCCCCCCGTGGTCACGGGCGCCCCGGGTGCCGTTGGGGCGCACAATGGGACAGACCTCAGCAATCCGAACGGCAACTGGGATTTTGGTCCAAAGATCAACAGCGATAGCCTTAGGAATGCCCTTAAGGCGGGTGAGATGTTGGGAGTCGGGCCGAACGGTATTCTGAATCCGCATAGCCCAGCGTCGCAGATGGCTGTTGCATTGATCAAATCTGCGTGTGCCGACGGGGATGACGACGACTTCGTTGCTGACCGCCAAAGCCGTATCCAAGGCTGTAAGACTACCTGCACGCGCGCTGGTGGAGACTTCAGACAGCCTGGGGTGTGGGGGGCTTCTTCGTTGCATGACCGGCTGCGTCCCGCACCGCTGTCAAGACTTGATCAAGGAGAGCGATATTAGGAGTGCCAAGTTGCTGCTGGAGTCGGGCGACGTGGATGGTGCTCGTCAGCAACTGTTGGAGATCGTTGAACGTGATTCCTCTTCCGAGCGCGCTTGGCTATTGTTGGTCGGCCTCGGTTTTCGAACAAATGACGCGAATCTATCGCTGCAAGCCTTGCGCCAGCTTGAAAAAACCCGAACGCGTGACGCGTTCGTTGTTTCTGGGTTGGTGGACTGTTTGATTCAGCTGGAGCGCTATGGCGAGGCGAAGGAGGTCATTCGCGCATTCTCGGATGCAGCCGTTCCTGGAACTCCTGCTCACGATACCGTGCTGCAAGAACATCGCAGAGCACTTCAGTTCATCAACGATAGACTTGAGGCTGCAGGTGACGAAGACGAATAGCTGAAGCGTTCGCTAATCGCGAAGCCTTGGATTGATCGATTACTTTCGCTCGACGTCACGAGCTCTACGCCTTGGTTAGGTTGCTCTCCGAGCCGTGCCTGGCTGGCAGCGTTGTCCTCGATGAGTTTCTCAAGCTTTTGCGCGAGAGTGCTGTTCTTGATTCGCCCCCGAGCAGGCGTGGAGAATTAATATGTGTCAGCTTGCGCGCTTTCCGACATTTCTGGTGAGTCTATGAAAACCACCGCACTGATTTCGTGCTTCGTCTTTTGTGCTCAATTTGGGTCCTCGCTAGCCGCCCGTCCGCTGTCAGAGAGACTCGCGGCGGACATTGAGATGGCCGAACACTCTATTCTTGCCTCGCTGGTGGTGCACAAAAGTTCCGAGAGCAAGTCACTGTGCTCTCAGACGCCATATGCTTGTGTTGGAGCAGACGGTGCTGAGCTTGGTCTCGCCTTGATAGGGGGCAGCAGGAGCGCTGCCGCTCCTCGGCACTTGGTTGGGCTGTCGCGATTCCGTATGGATGGAGCGCTTTCAGAGGACTACAAGTGCTACCTCGCTGCGCAGGGCAATTCAGTGGTTCAGGCCGCGTCGAAGCTGGATGCCAAGAAGCTGGCAGGGCAATGCATGTCCGAATTTGCTGCTTTCAAGCGTCGGGCCGGCCCTGCAAAGTTCGACGTGGCGCCCGAGAACATTTGCAGCTCAGTGGCGGACATCCAGGGTTCCCTGCGTGAAGTTGTCCTACTAGCCAATGCAGGTGGTGACTGTGACGGTGTCTGAGGCTGTCGTCGGAAAAAGCTGATGCATACCCGATTCGCGAAGCCTTGGCTTGGTCGACTACTATCGCTCGACGTCGCGAGCTATACAGTTCTGCAGTTCGCTGGCTCCGAGGCAGGATGGACCCCGGCGGTGGGGTTCAGCCGGATGCAGAACGAAGGCATCCAGGAACTGGTTGATATGGTTCGTGAGCCTACGAACGCCTGGTGATCATTCAATGCTTCTGAGAATAGGGCCAACGCATTGGCTCCGGGCGTCGAAGGTCTACTGATTCTGCTCGCTCGCTTGAGCAAAAAGCCAGTAGATCTCATCTCAGGCCACTGATTTGGTTAGAAAAGGAAGCCCCGCCGATGCGGGGCTTTTCTTTCTGCGCGATGTCGTTGGCATTGTGCTTCGCAGCATCAGTTTTCGTGCACCGCAACTTGCAAACAGGCAATTTCCTCCCCTATGGTGCAATCGATTGCATTGCTGTGAATCGTTGCGTTTGATACCGGTTGGGAGGCCGGCAGGTGGATGTCCATCCATTCGATCAGACCGGCCCCGGCGATAGGGCTCACGCGGCGCGATGCGTTGCGCCTTGCGGTTGCTGGCGGCATTGGCCTGGGGGCGGCAGGCGTGCTCCCCGCATTCGCCGCCACGGCGCAACTCAAGGGCAACCTGAAGCACTCCGTGGCCCGCTGGACCTTCCCGCAGCTGTCGGTCGCCCAGCTCTGCGCGACGGTGAAGGACATCGGTTTTGCCGCCATCGATCTGGTCGGCCCGGAAGACTGGCCGACGCTGAAGGCCAATGGCGTCTACAGCTCGATGTGCAATGGCGCGGAGCTGGGCCTGACCAAGGGCTTTGCCGGCCGCGAATTCCACGACCAGCTGGTGGAGCGCTACACGCGGCACATCGACCTGGTCGCCGATGCCGGTTACCGCAACCTCATCTGCTTCTCCGGCAATCGCAACGGCATGGACCCGAAGGAAGGTCTGGCCAATGCCGAGGCCGGCCTCAAGCGCATCCTCGGGCATGCCGAAAAGCGCGGTGTGGTGCTGGTGATGGAGCTGTTGAACTCCAGGGTCGATCATCGCGACTACCTGTGCGACCACTCCGCATGGGGTGTGGAGCTGTGCCAGCGGCTCGGCTCGGACAACTTCGGCCTGCTCTACGACATCTACCACATGCAGATCATGGAGGGCGACATCATCGCCACCATCGGCAAGTATCACGCCTGCTTCAAGCATTACCACACCGCGGGCGTGCCGGGCAGGAACGAGATTGGAGACCAGCAGGAGCTCCACTATCCGGCCATCTGTCGCGCGATCCGCGACACCGGTTTCAAGGGGTATCTGGCGCAGGAATTCATGCCTGCAGCGCCCGATCCCGTTGCCTCATTGCGCGAGGCGATCCGCCTCTGCGACGTCTGAAACGATATCCACCCAGGTGAGAAACCCATGGCAGATAATCACTACGACGCCATTGTTGTTGGCTCGGGAATCAGTGGCGGTTGGGCAGCGAAGGAGCTGACCGAGAAGGGCCTGAAGGTCCTGATGCTGGAACGCGGACGCAACATCGAGCACGTCAAGGACTACGTCAACGCGATGAAGGAGGCGTGGGACTTCCCGCATCGCAACCGGCCAACGCAGGCGATGAAAGCCGACTTCCCGGTGCTGATGCGCGACTATGGCCTGGCCGAGAACCTGGAAGGAATGTGGGCCAACGAACAGGACTCGCCCTACATCGAGACCAAGCGCTTCGACTGGTTCCGTGGCTACCACGTCGGCGGCCGCTCGTTGCTGTGGGGGCGGCAGAGCTATCGCTTCTCCGACCTGGACTTCGAGGCCAACCTCAAGGACGGCATCGCCACCGACTGGCCGATCCGCTACGCCGACATCGCGCCGTGGTACGACCATGTGGAAAGGTTCGCCGGCATCGCCGGCACGCGCGAAGGACTGGACGTGCTGCCTGACGGCGAGTTCCTTCCGCCGATTCCCTTGAACATCGTCGAGAAGGATGTGGCCGCGCGGATCAAGAAGGCCTTCGGTGGGACGCGCCATATGATCCACTCGCGCACCGCCAACATCACCAAGCCGATGCCCGAGCAGGGGCGCGTCAACTGCCAGTACCGCAACAAATGCATCCTGGGTTGCCCCTTCGGTGCCTATTTCTCGACCCAGGCGGCGACATTGCCGGCGGCGATGAAGACCGGCAACCTGACCCTGCGGCCGTTCTCGATCGTCAAGGAAGTGCTCTACGACAAGGACCGCAAGCGTGCGCGCGGGGTGGAGGTGATCGACGCGGAGACCGGGCAGACCTACCAGTACACCGCCAAGGTCATCTTCCTCAACGCATCGTCGTTCAACTCGACCTGGCTGCTGATGAACTCGGCCACCGAGGTGTGGGAAGGCGGGCTGGGCTCCTCGTCGGGCGAGCTCGGGCACAA
The sequence above is a segment of the Stenotrophomonas maltophilia genome. Coding sequences within it:
- a CDS encoding hydroxypyruvate isomerase family protein, translated to MSIHSIRPAPAIGLTRRDALRLAVAGGIGLGAAGVLPAFAATAQLKGNLKHSVARWTFPQLSVAQLCATVKDIGFAAIDLVGPEDWPTLKANGVYSSMCNGAELGLTKGFAGREFHDQLVERYTRHIDLVADAGYRNLICFSGNRNGMDPKEGLANAEAGLKRILGHAEKRGVVLVMELLNSRVDHRDYLCDHSAWGVELCQRLGSDNFGLLYDIYHMQIMEGDIIATIGKYHACFKHYHTAGVPGRNEIGDQQELHYPAICRAIRDTGFKGYLAQEFMPAAPDPVASLREAIRLCDV
- a CDS encoding GMC oxidoreductase is translated as MADNHYDAIVVGSGISGGWAAKELTEKGLKVLMLERGRNIEHVKDYVNAMKEAWDFPHRNRPTQAMKADFPVLMRDYGLAENLEGMWANEQDSPYIETKRFDWFRGYHVGGRSLLWGRQSYRFSDLDFEANLKDGIATDWPIRYADIAPWYDHVERFAGIAGTREGLDVLPDGEFLPPIPLNIVEKDVAARIKKAFGGTRHMIHSRTANITKPMPEQGRVNCQYRNKCILGCPFGAYFSTQAATLPAAMKTGNLTLRPFSIVKEVLYDKDRKRARGVEVIDAETGQTYQYTAKVIFLNASSFNSTWLLMNSATEVWEGGLGSSSGELGHNVMDHHFGAGASGRVEGYEDKYYFGRRPCGFYIPRFRNVAADKRGYLRGFGYQGGASRTGWSREIAELNIGADLKEALTVPGDWRIGMTGFGEMLPHHDNTIRLDRERKDKWGLPVLAMDVAMRANELAMRKDMAADAAEMLEAAGVKDVKMHDHDYAPGKGIHEMGTARMGRDRKSSVLNAHNQVWDAPNVYVTDGACMTSSACVNPSLTYMALTARAADHAVRELKAGNL
- a CDS encoding RHS repeat-associated core domain-containing protein — protein: MGRLSAVKRNGTVAAEYHYNDLGQQRARKAGGASALSLYDERGQWLGEYDQAGIARQQVIWLDKLPVGLLKGSALYYVQPDHLGTARIVIDSARDVAVWSGDLKGEVVGATAPNEDPDQDGTLFEFAMRFPGQRYDPESGLHYNVQREYDPASGRFVTSDPLGLQGGISTYGYVKGNPLASVDPDGMQAIPLLPPPPVVTGAPGAVGAHNGTDLSNPNGNWDFGPKINSDSLRNALKAGEMLGVGPNGILNPHSPASQMAVALIKSACADGDDDDFVADRQSRIQGCKTTCTRAGGDFRQPGVWGASSLHDRLRPAPLSRLDQGERY
- a CDS encoding Imm57 family immunity protein produces the protein MKTTALISCFVFCAQFGSSLAARPLSERLAADIEMAEHSILASLVVHKSSESKSLCSQTPYACVGADGAELGLALIGGSRSAAAPRHLVGLSRFRMDGALSEDYKCYLAAQGNSVVQAASKLDAKKLAGQCMSEFAAFKRRAGPAKFDVAPENICSSVADIQGSLREVVLLANAGGDCDGV
- a CDS encoding tetratricopeptide repeat protein, which translates into the protein MLLESGDVDGARQQLLEIVERDSSSERAWLLLVGLGFRTNDANLSLQALRQLEKTRTRDAFVVSGLVDCLIQLERYGEAKEVIRAFSDAAVPGTPAHDTVLQEHRRALQFINDRLEAAGDEDE